The Ooceraea biroi isolate clonal line C1 chromosome 1, Obir_v5.4, whole genome shotgun sequence genome has a window encoding:
- the LOC113563435 gene encoding MKRN2 opposite strand protein-like codes for MNKDPGIMCFRHCSTKSVFCKQIPTTCPACSSQMQNFITDPFRIPYPLVNAAHSPTSIVIRPSCGSFLDDYDATHDLHVGIVDSNGSVVEFDKTGLIVNDVARWIDCVAFKVVPIAWTIRWDETLCLMSRDVKWKSINYDEIHMNCFNFVLEFFNNLRYADLRFTNKEDLCERLILSKIQTAIRYSSLYRVLKNQEYLISDYIALPTNNIV; via the coding sequence ATGAACAAGGATCCGGGCATCATGTGTTTTCGTCATTGCTCGACGAAGAGCGTGTTTTGCAAGCAAATTCCGACGACGTGCCCGGCGTGTTCGTCACAgatgcaaaattttatcacaGATCCATTTCGTATTCCGTATCCGTTGGTAAATGCCGCTCACAGTCCAACTAGCATCGTCATTCGACCGTCATGCGGCAGTTTTCTCGACGATTACGACGCAACGCACGATCTGCACGTCGGAATAGTTGATTCCAACGGAAGCGTCGTTGAATTCGATAAAACTGGACTGATAGTGAATGACGTTGCCAGGTGGATTGATTGTGTCGCCTTCAAAGTCGTACCGATCGCCTGGACAATTCGATGGGACGAAACGTTGTGTCTCATGTCGAGAGACGTCAAGTGGAAGTCCATTAACTATGATGAGATTCATATGAATTGTTTCAACTTCGTTttggaatttttcaataatctgAGATACGCGGATTTAAGATTTACGAATAAGGAGGATTTGTGCGAGCGATTAATACTGTCAAAAATTCAGACCGCAATCAGATACAGTTCACTGTATAGAGTTTTGAAGAATCAAGAGTACTTGATATCGGATTATATTGCACTGCCTACCAATAATATTGTGTAA